In Quadrisphaera sp. DSM 44207, one DNA window encodes the following:
- a CDS encoding alpha/beta hydrolase codes for MTAGRRGAGRSGAAALLAAAALALGGCSSGPPQPSGGPPTTLAAPSGPVDAGAEQSGDPAAARYYAQAPQWVPCEQGLECATVRVPVDWADPAGQDLGLAVARWPATEPEERAGALLVNPGGPGASGVAWVRRAGRGVVSPAVAARYDVVGFDPRGVGSSSPVDCVSDAELDAQLAGGAAAGSGGAPSPDLQELRRDAEAFAAGCAERTGPLLAHVDTASAARDLDVLRAVLGSQRLHYLGKSYGAQLGATYADLFPQRVGRLVLDGALDPAASYVDVAVEQAEGLEGALRAYAEDCPQRSGCPLAQDPEAAVEQVRDVLEAARTAPLPTGTDRPLTAALATTGVVAALYDDASWPALDEGLARAQRDDGSVLLRMADAYADRRPDGTYASNIMEAFHAVTCLDHPVDASAGAVEAAARRVEAASPTFGASLARGEVLCGVWPAAPVGAPGPVTAEGAAPVLVVGTTGDPATPYAWSQALADQLSSGRLLTWDGEGHTAYRRGSACVDAAVDGYLLDGVLPGEGATCG; via the coding sequence GTGACGGCCGGCCGGCGGGGAGCCGGCCGGAGCGGGGCGGCGGCGCTGCTGGCCGCCGCTGCCCTGGCGCTGGGCGGCTGCTCGTCGGGGCCGCCGCAGCCGAGCGGGGGCCCGCCGACCACGCTGGCCGCGCCCTCCGGCCCCGTGGACGCCGGCGCGGAGCAGAGCGGCGACCCCGCCGCGGCGCGCTACTACGCGCAGGCGCCGCAGTGGGTGCCGTGCGAGCAGGGCCTGGAGTGCGCCACGGTGCGCGTGCCCGTGGACTGGGCGGACCCGGCGGGGCAGGACCTGGGCCTGGCCGTGGCGCGCTGGCCGGCCACCGAGCCCGAGGAGCGCGCCGGCGCGCTGCTCGTCAACCCCGGCGGGCCCGGCGCCTCCGGGGTGGCGTGGGTGCGCCGCGCAGGGCGCGGCGTCGTCTCCCCGGCCGTGGCGGCCCGCTACGACGTCGTCGGGTTCGACCCCCGCGGCGTCGGCTCCTCCTCGCCGGTGGACTGCGTCTCCGACGCCGAGCTCGACGCGCAGCTGGCCGGGGGCGCGGCCGCCGGGTCCGGGGGCGCGCCGAGCCCGGACCTGCAGGAGCTGCGCCGCGACGCCGAGGCCTTCGCGGCCGGGTGCGCCGAGCGCACGGGCCCCCTGCTGGCGCACGTCGACACCGCCAGCGCGGCCCGCGACCTCGACGTGCTGCGCGCCGTCCTCGGCTCGCAGCGCCTGCACTACCTGGGCAAGTCCTACGGCGCCCAGCTCGGCGCGACCTACGCCGACCTGTTCCCGCAGCGGGTGGGCCGCCTCGTCCTCGACGGCGCGCTGGACCCCGCGGCGTCCTACGTCGACGTCGCCGTGGAGCAGGCCGAGGGCCTGGAGGGGGCGCTGCGCGCGTACGCCGAGGACTGCCCGCAGCGCAGCGGCTGCCCGCTGGCGCAGGACCCCGAGGCCGCGGTGGAGCAGGTGCGCGACGTGCTCGAGGCCGCCCGCACCGCCCCGCTGCCGACCGGCACCGACCGGCCGCTGACGGCCGCGCTGGCGACCACGGGCGTCGTCGCCGCGCTGTACGACGACGCCTCGTGGCCCGCGCTCGACGAGGGCCTGGCGCGCGCGCAGCGAGACGACGGGTCGGTGCTGCTGCGGATGGCGGACGCCTACGCCGACCGGCGCCCGGACGGCACGTACGCCTCCAACATCATGGAGGCCTTCCACGCGGTCACCTGCCTGGACCACCCGGTGGACGCCTCCGCCGGGGCCGTCGAGGCCGCCGCGCGGCGCGTGGAGGCGGCCTCGCCCACGTTCGGCGCGTCCCTGGCGCGCGGGGAGGTGCTGTGCGGGGTGTGGCCCGCGGCGCCCGTCGGCGCGCCGGGGCCGGTCACCGCCGAGGGCGCTGCGCCCGTCCTCGTCGTCGGCACCACGGGCGACCCGGCCACGCCGTACGCGTGGTCGCAGGCCCTCGCCGACCAGCTGTCCTCGGGGCGGCTGCTGACGTGGGACGGCGAGGGGCACACCGCCTACCGCCGGGGGTCGGCGTGCGTGGACGCCGCCGTCGACGGCTACCTGCTGGACGGCGTGCTGCCGGGCGAGGGCGCCACCTGCGGCTAA
- a CDS encoding DNA polymerase III subunit delta' produces the protein MSVWNEVVGQPEAVAALQGAVRDPAEMTHAWLFTGPPGSGRSVAAGAFAAALQCERGGCGRCHACTTALAGTHADVQVVTTEKLGIDIDVVRGLVQSAQRRPASGRWRVLLVEDADRMSERGANVLLKAVEEPPARTVWLLCAPSPEDLVATIRSRCRAVRLRVPAVEAVAQLLVRRDGVDPAMAAHAARAAQSHIGLARRLARDEGARIRRREVLRIALEVRGVGDAVLRAADLVDVAAEEATAATAERDAAERAALLRSLGAEGAATLPPAVRAQVGQLEKDQKARATRSRRDVLDRALVDLASLYRDVLVVQLGADVELVNAEARRDVERLAADTTPERTLRRLDAVRQARERIGANVNPLLAVEAMALELRP, from the coding sequence CTGAGCGTCTGGAACGAGGTCGTCGGCCAGCCGGAGGCCGTCGCGGCGCTGCAGGGCGCCGTCCGCGACCCGGCGGAGATGACCCACGCGTGGCTGTTCACCGGGCCGCCCGGCTCGGGGCGCTCGGTGGCGGCGGGCGCCTTCGCCGCGGCCCTGCAGTGCGAGCGGGGCGGGTGCGGGCGCTGCCACGCCTGCACCACCGCGCTGGCCGGCACGCACGCCGACGTGCAGGTGGTCACCACCGAGAAGCTCGGCATCGACATCGACGTCGTGCGCGGCCTGGTGCAGTCCGCGCAGCGGCGCCCCGCGTCGGGCCGCTGGCGCGTGCTGCTCGTCGAGGACGCCGACCGGATGAGCGAGCGCGGCGCGAACGTGCTGCTCAAGGCCGTCGAGGAGCCCCCGGCGCGCACCGTGTGGCTGCTGTGCGCGCCCAGCCCCGAGGACCTCGTGGCGACCATCCGCTCGCGCTGCCGGGCCGTGCGGCTGCGGGTGCCGGCGGTCGAGGCGGTGGCGCAGCTGCTGGTGCGCCGCGACGGGGTGGACCCGGCGATGGCCGCGCACGCCGCGCGCGCGGCGCAGAGCCACATCGGCCTGGCGCGCCGGCTCGCGCGCGACGAGGGCGCGCGCATCCGGCGGCGCGAGGTGCTGAGGATCGCGCTGGAGGTGCGCGGCGTCGGCGACGCCGTCCTGCGCGCCGCCGACCTCGTCGACGTGGCCGCCGAGGAGGCCACCGCGGCCACCGCCGAGCGCGACGCCGCCGAGCGGGCGGCGCTGCTGCGCTCCCTCGGCGCCGAGGGGGCCGCGACGCTGCCGCCGGCGGTGCGCGCCCAGGTCGGCCAGCTGGAGAAGGACCAGAAGGCCCGCGCCACGCGCTCGCGCCGCGACGTCCTCGACCGCGCGCTGGTCGACCTGGCCTCCCTCTACCGCGACGTCCTCGTCGTCCAGCTGGGCGCCGACGTGGAGCTGGTCAACGCCGAGGCGCGCCGCGACGTCGAGCGGCTGGCCGCGGACACCACCCCCGAGCGCACCCTGCGCCGCCTGGACGCCGTCCGGCAGGCCCGCGAGCGCATCGGTGCCAACGTCAACCCCCTGCTGGCCGTGGAGGCGATGGCGCTGGAGCTGCGCCCGTGA